One window of Ailuropoda melanoleuca isolate Jingjing chromosome 3, ASM200744v2, whole genome shotgun sequence genomic DNA carries:
- the SMIM33 gene encoding small integral membrane protein 33 isoform X1, protein MHQAGHHPWPSPAVNGSAGQEPQRQLPEVLGGAWEAPRGDGLPLLTVIVAAFVLLAVCIVVAVHFGPRLHQGRATLPTEPPAPKPEGGIHLIHWRVLGPQDSHEEAPREPPVPGSCPVPEWPRLSVDEVTCL, encoded by the exons ATGCACCAG GCTGGTCACCATCCCTGGCCTTCTCCAGCTGTGAACGGCTCAGCAGGGCAGGAGCCCCAGAGGCAACTCCCAGAGGtgctgggtggggcctgggaagcACCGAGAGGGGATGGGCTGCCTCTGCTCACTGTCATTGTTGCTGCCTTTGTCCTGCTGGCAGTCTGTATCGTGGTGGCAGTCCACTTTGGGCCAAGACTACATCAGGGCCGTGCCACTCTCCCCACAGAGCCACCAGCCCCAAAGCCAGAAGGCGGCATCCATCTCATCCACTGGCGAGTGTTGGGCCCCCAGGACAGTCATGAAGAAGCCCCACGGGAACCTCCTGTCCCTGGCTCCTGCCCTGTGCCAGAGTGGCCTAGGCTCAGCGTTGATGAAGTCACATGTCTGTAG
- the STING1 gene encoding stimulator of interferon genes protein isoform X2, whose amino-acid sequence MPHSSLHPSIPRPRGTRAQKAALVLLAFCLAALWGLGELPEHILRWLVLHLASLQLGLLFKGVCHLTEELCHLHSRYQGSYWRAARACLGCPIRCGALLLLSCYFYGSLPNTAGLPFTWMLALLGLSQALNILLELQSLAPAEVSAVCEKRNFNVAHGLAWSYYIGYLRLILPGLPDRIRTYNRLRTNMLRGVGSHRLHILFPLDCGVPDDLSVADPNIRFLYELPQQSADRAGIKGRIYTNSVYELLENGQPVGICVLEYATPLQTLFAMSQDGRAGFSREDRLEQAKLFCRILEDILADAPESQNNCRLIVYQEPAEGSSFSLSQEILRHLRQEEREVTVGSPDTSIVPSSSTLSQEPKLLISGLEQPLPLRTDVF is encoded by the exons ATGCCCCACTCTAGCCTGCACCCATCCATCCCGCGGCCCAGGGGGACCAGGGCCCAGAAGGCAGCCTTGGTCCTGTTGGCCTTCTGCCTGGCAGCcctttgggggctgggggagctaCCAGAACACATTCTCCGATGGCTGGTGCTCCATCTGGCCTCTCTGCAGCTGGGACTGCTCTTCAAGGGGGTCTGCCATCTGACTGAGGAGCTGTGCCACCTCCACTCCAG GTACCAGGGCAGCTACTGGAGGGCTGCGCGGGCTTGCCTGGGCTGCCCCATTCGCTGCGGGGCTCTGCTGCTGCTGTCCTGCTATTTCTATGGCTCCCTCCCAAACACAGCTGGCCTGCCGTTCACTTGGATGCTTGCCCTCCTGGGCCTCTCGCAGGCACTGAACATCCTCCTGGAGCTCCAG AGTCTAGCCCCAGCTGAGGTCTCTGCGGTCTGTGAAAAAAGGAACTTCAATGTGGCCCATGGGCTGGCATGGTCATATTACATTGGGTACCTGCGGCTGATCTTGCCAG GGCTCCCAGACCGGATACGCACGTACAATCGGCTGCGCACCAACATGCTACGGGGCGTAGGGAGCCATCGGCTGCACATCCTCTTCCCTTTGGACTGTGGGGTGCCTGACGACTTGAGTGTGGCCGACCCCAACATCCGCTTCCTGTATGAGCTGCCCCAGCAAAGTGCTGACCGTGCCGGCATCAAGGGCCGGATTTACACCAACAGTGTCTATGAGCTTCTGGAAAACGGGCAACCG GTGGGCATCTGTGTCCTGGAGTATGCCACCCCCTTGCAGACCCTTTTTGCCATGTCACAGGATGGCCGGGCTGGCTTTAGCCGGGAGGATCGGCTTGAGCAGGCCAAACTTTTCTGTCGGATACTTGAAGACATCCTTGCAGATGCCCCGGAGTCGCAGAACAACTGCCGCCTCATTGTCTACCAGG AACCTGCAGAGGGAAGCAGCTTCTCCCTGTCGCAGGAGATTCTCCGGCACTTGcggcaggaggaaagggaggtcACTGTGGGCAGCCCGGACACCTCGATTGTACCCAGTTCCTCCACGCTGTCTCAGGAACCCAAGCTCCTCATCAGTGGCTTGGAACAGCCTCTCCCACTCCGCACAGATGTCTTCTGA
- the STING1 gene encoding stimulator of interferon genes protein isoform X1: MPHSSLHPSIPRPRGTRAQKAALVLLAFCLAALWGLGELPEHILRWLVLHLASLQLGLLFKGVCHLTEELCHLHSRYQGSYWRAARACLGCPIRCGALLLLSCYFYGSLPNTAGLPFTWMLALLGLSQALNILLELQGVNDREVSKLAAGREILRRRALVILPGGSPPPPCCLQSLAPAEVSAVCEKRNFNVAHGLAWSYYIGYLRLILPGLPDRIRTYNRLRTNMLRGVGSHRLHILFPLDCGVPDDLSVADPNIRFLYELPQQSADRAGIKGRIYTNSVYELLENGQPVGICVLEYATPLQTLFAMSQDGRAGFSREDRLEQAKLFCRILEDILADAPESQNNCRLIVYQEPAEGSSFSLSQEILRHLRQEEREVTVGSPDTSIVPSSSTLSQEPKLLISGLEQPLPLRTDVF, translated from the exons ATGCCCCACTCTAGCCTGCACCCATCCATCCCGCGGCCCAGGGGGACCAGGGCCCAGAAGGCAGCCTTGGTCCTGTTGGCCTTCTGCCTGGCAGCcctttgggggctgggggagctaCCAGAACACATTCTCCGATGGCTGGTGCTCCATCTGGCCTCTCTGCAGCTGGGACTGCTCTTCAAGGGGGTCTGCCATCTGACTGAGGAGCTGTGCCACCTCCACTCCAG GTACCAGGGCAGCTACTGGAGGGCTGCGCGGGCTTGCCTGGGCTGCCCCATTCGCTGCGGGGCTCTGCTGCTGCTGTCCTGCTATTTCTATGGCTCCCTCCCAAACACAGCTGGCCTGCCGTTCACTTGGATGCTTGCCCTCCTGGGCCTCTCGCAGGCACTGAACATCCTCCTGGAGCTCCAG GGAGTCAATGACAGAGAAGTGAGCAAGTTGGCAGCAGGTCGGGAAATCTTGAGGAGGAGGGCTCTGGTTATCCTTCCTggaggctccccacccccaccctgctgtctACAGAGTCTAGCCCCAGCTGAGGTCTCTGCGGTCTGTGAAAAAAGGAACTTCAATGTGGCCCATGGGCTGGCATGGTCATATTACATTGGGTACCTGCGGCTGATCTTGCCAG GGCTCCCAGACCGGATACGCACGTACAATCGGCTGCGCACCAACATGCTACGGGGCGTAGGGAGCCATCGGCTGCACATCCTCTTCCCTTTGGACTGTGGGGTGCCTGACGACTTGAGTGTGGCCGACCCCAACATCCGCTTCCTGTATGAGCTGCCCCAGCAAAGTGCTGACCGTGCCGGCATCAAGGGCCGGATTTACACCAACAGTGTCTATGAGCTTCTGGAAAACGGGCAACCG GTGGGCATCTGTGTCCTGGAGTATGCCACCCCCTTGCAGACCCTTTTTGCCATGTCACAGGATGGCCGGGCTGGCTTTAGCCGGGAGGATCGGCTTGAGCAGGCCAAACTTTTCTGTCGGATACTTGAAGACATCCTTGCAGATGCCCCGGAGTCGCAGAACAACTGCCGCCTCATTGTCTACCAGG AACCTGCAGAGGGAAGCAGCTTCTCCCTGTCGCAGGAGATTCTCCGGCACTTGcggcaggaggaaagggaggtcACTGTGGGCAGCCCGGACACCTCGATTGTACCCAGTTCCTCCACGCTGTCTCAGGAACCCAAGCTCCTCATCAGTGGCTTGGAACAGCCTCTCCCACTCCGCACAGATGTCTTCTGA
- the SMIM33 gene encoding small integral membrane protein 33 isoform X2, which yields MKKGLAASPRRALQQADNAPGWSPSLAFSSCERLSRAGAPEATPREPPAPKPEGGIHLIHWRVLGPQDSHEEAPREPPVPGSCPVPEWPRLSVDEVTCL from the exons GGCTGGCCGCCAGTCCCCGGAGAGCCTTGCAGCAGGCGGACAATGCACCAG GCTGGTCACCATCCCTGGCCTTCTCCAGCTGTGAACGGCTCAGCAGGGCAGGAGCCCCAGAGGCAACTCCCAGAG AGCCACCAGCCCCAAAGCCAGAAGGCGGCATCCATCTCATCCACTGGCGAGTGTTGGGCCCCCAGGACAGTCATGAAGAAGCCCCACGGGAACCTCCTGTCCCTGGCTCCTGCCCTGTGCCAGAGTGGCCTAGGCTCAGCGTTGATGAAGTCACATGTCTGTAG
- the SMIM33 gene encoding small integral membrane protein 33 isoform X3: MKKGLAASPRRALQQADNAPGPDPGTPKKILLWEPPAPKPEGGIHLIHWRVLGPQDSHEEAPREPPVPGSCPVPEWPRLSVDEVTCL; encoded by the exons GGCTGGCCGCCAGTCCCCGGAGAGCCTTGCAGCAGGCGGACAATGCACCAG gtcCAGATCCTGGGACCCCTAAGAAGATCCTGTTATGGG AGCCACCAGCCCCAAAGCCAGAAGGCGGCATCCATCTCATCCACTGGCGAGTGTTGGGCCCCCAGGACAGTCATGAAGAAGCCCCACGGGAACCTCCTGTCCCTGGCTCCTGCCCTGTGCCAGAGTGGCCTAGGCTCAGCGTTGATGAAGTCACATGTCTGTAG